The stretch of DNA CAGAAAGACAACGGACCCTTCCAAAATCCGAAGCCTCCACCACCCTTTGAACTTCACTTTCAACCATGTAACaacaaaaattttcaaattttgcctCACTTGGTTGTAGCCCAGATGTTTGGGAGAAGACCTTGAGTCCTTGAAGCATACAGTAGATATATTTGAAATCTCCATGACCAAAAAACAAAACATCATTAAACAAAGATGATTCAACTTTAATTACTCACATCGTCCGTGGAATTTAAATTCTTCTTTCTCCCCTACTTTCATTGTAATATCTCAGGATTAGTAAATGGATTAGCAaccctaattaaattaattgagtataatgagtaattatagtattatatagttaattatgaaaattatttgagATTTATTGCATTCAAAGATCCCACTTATAATTAAGTTAGgggtatattttttataattttgacttgaaaaaagtaaaaaacgtaattttttttatatattgtgctaatggactatattattatataatatgttcGTATTATCTTACTACAAGTAAATTCTGATAAGTTGACATGGTAATCACAATCAGGTATTTTGGCTTGGATCGAGTTCGGAGTCCAAAAATTATGAACTTTGTGATTAATGTGTGAATATATTGGTGTGGTTATGAATGACTATACTTTCTTTAATTGCCATtaatattgattaattttaagGCTTAGGagaaaaatggtcatttgatcaaaaatacaataaatgaaTTATATGTTTCTTTTTGGAAAGTTAGAGAAAACACTATCAATTTTTTTGGTTCTATCCTTTCTAACCGACCTTATCTTTCTCTCAAAAACTCACTTGGCAAATTGTTAACTTTGAGGAAGAATTGGAAGGCTCTTTTAGGGGATTTGTGTTTTTCTTAATCTTGAAGAACATTGAGGTAGTTTTTATCTAATTCTTTTAGTGTTCTGATTTTTGATTTTGATTGTTAAGATGTTGGTTGCATGTTGTTGTGTTTTGTTGGTTTGTTACGGAAAAGCTATGGACTTGAGTAAGCCTTAATTGTTGTTTTAAGGCTTGTAATTGAGGAGTGTAAGCCGGTTGTTTGTTGGTTTTATGACTTGAATCATGAGTTATTGTTTTGGTAATTTAGTTTGGTACTGTGAGTTTGAGCTTGAGAATTTCGGTTATACTTTTTCTTGAGTTTTTAAAAGCATATAAATTTGAGTTAAATTTCTAAATGTTTTAATTTTGTGAGTTTGAGCTTATGATTATGTGTTTAAACATTTAGAATGCTtgtgtttatattttttgaactGTAGTTTGGAACCTTAATAGAGATTGCATGAACTAAGTGAAGTTTGGATGTGATTGGTAAATGCTTGGTTTTGGTAAGAAGCCTGATTTTTGGGAATTTATGGGTTTTTAAGCTAGTTGCTGCGACCAGATATACGGTCACTGCGATGAGGCTCAAACCCAAAACAGTGGTTAGCCTCTACCTCTATCTGGTCGCAGCGAGTCCAATCTGGTCACGACGAGATGGCGGCGACAgttcaatttttattatcttATTTTGAGCATAACGTTTGACTCCGAACTCTGATTGAgaagttttttatataattaaaaagctCGTTTAGCTCTATTACTTGATTCAGTGTGGATATTCTTAACTGTGAATTATTGATAATTTGATTTTGGAGATTAATCCTACTTTGTGAAACTTGAAAATTGTGACTAAGAATATCGACGCTTGGTTAGAATCACCTataatttgagattttttcaCATACCTTGAAAATTTGTAAGACAGCAAACTGAGCACGTAAAGTATAGCACCATGAcgcatttatatattatatgtactttgatgaatatatatatatgtaataatatgTTAAGTTGATAATTAAATAGAGTTATGTGAGTAAGGCATAACCGACTCGGTAATTATAATCGATAAATGATATTAAGgccttaaataaattaaagagaagtgtgagcgtaacacgtaggtctattcTATATAGACACTAATAATAGTGGCATTATTATGTATggaataatataatatacaatgCGGTGGCACAGTTGTATACGCGGAGGCATAATATCTGAAATGTGATTATTATAATTGTtcattttgtattattttctgTCTTGCTGGACCTTGGCTCATGGGTGCTCTATTGTGCAGGCAAGAGTAAAGTAGTGTCAGGTCAGCCATGAATTCGAGGGTTTTGAGGATGACTTGTACATGTTTCGGCCAAGCTAGACCACGAGGGGTTGGATCCAACAGGGAATTGCATAAAAATTCCATTTTATTGCTTAGATTGGTCTATATAAAATAACTTGTAatgttttgaaaataattttacggGATCCTAAATATCtaactttaaatatttttgttttaagtAAAGTATGTTTATTGCAAGTTACTTATTAAATCAAGTTTAATATTTACTTTAAATCACTTAGCTTATGGACCCCGATTAACGAGACTAGTTTATTGTAAATACGATACATGGCGTTCCTCTGGGtaggatattacaattttatattAGAACACTAAGATTTTTAAACTTCTTGAAAACCAGCTGAATATATACAATCCTCGTCAAAGACAAACTCACTGTCTGCttatgtgattaaatgtttACTGCTTTTAATAATAAGCAGCATACgagcattttaaaaaatatgttatttaatGAAAAACATGATCATTAATTGTGAGTAGTAATTGCTATATCTGGAAAAGAATTGTGTATGTTAGTTAGGATTTTGGCAAGAAGTGTGTAAGTGTGGATTTGGTGCGTGACTTGCTGGGATTGATGATTTTAGGGTTGTTTGAAAGAATGGACCCTACTAAATCAACTAGAACACTAAGCGAGTCTGTAGAGTAGGATGATAATCCAACCAATCTACCGGTACCGCCAACACCTTCGCAAAATTCTTAGAATACTGCGGCCGGGGATGAACAATGATAATCCTCTTGCCAACTTGTCAGTAAATATTTATAGAAATGCACACTATCATACTCTATTAAGAGGAAGAGTCGCGCCGGATTAGGCAACTGACTCAGGCAGCCCCGGTAGCTAATCTTGGATTGGACCTGCAACCACACAGTGATTCAATCTTTGAAAGGTTTGTCAAGCTGCAACCTTTGACTTTCCTGGGTTTGGTACTGATATTATAAAGgcagagcaatggatgagtactATTACTAGCATTTTGAAtaatcactacaagaaatgtcacttttaccagcacagttcgctactgcgctggtaaaagtaacttttaccagcgcattttgcaaactgcgctggcaaagaagtcaaagttttaccagcgtacatttgcagtggttaaaatctaacttttactagcgcttttcattttatgctggcaaaagttctaataccaacattgatttgccaacccccttttgccaacacagcacaagtaaattctattttaccagcgcaatactaacttttgccagcacaaaaatgtgttggcaaaaatgacatttcttgtagtgaataTGGGTGTAATTGGACTTGAGTAGGTTAATTGTGCCGCTTTCATGCTTCAAGAGCATGTCCACACCTGGTGGGATCTAGTTAGGGGTATTTATTAGACCACATTCAATATTTTTAGgcatcactacaaaaaatcttatttttagtcacaacaaaacttgtgactaaaagtaaaaatgttgtgactaattataaatcatcatattcctatgttgtaactaaaaggtccgtgactAAAGATATAGTCATAAAAATTAGAATTTAttatgactaaatgtattttagtcacaatacttgttgtgactaaaactaaattagtgacaacttatatctaaatgctatgttttagtcacaaataactttttatttttgttgtgactaaaaatcacatttaatcaccaaaaatttatgttaacactaaaaaattatcactaaaggAAGCATTTTTTTATAGTGCCTATCAAGATTTgatccaattatatattggatgCTAGATTTTACTATCCGATCTAATTCAATTCATCCAATTTGAATTGAATCGGTTCTATtcattggatgtatttcatgTACTAATTCAAAtttatccaatattttagacttatagttttttttttttaattgaattggATATCcatctaatatttaaatttactaTTTAAAACACAAGGAATATATTAATTAactcattattattaataagtATAGTAATATTCTCTGCCAATTATTGTTTTCaccaatataattaatatatatactcaGAATAATGTAGAATTAACAAACAACACTGTAATATTTGTCTTTTTTTGTAAGGAATATTACGTACACCTGTCTTTTGAACACGTACCTCTAAattgcatgcatgcatgcatgcagaGAATTAAAGCCACAAAGTCATATACGTGGAATTAAATTTTTCCTAGGGTTAACACGTATAGATTAAATGTGTCAAATCCATGCAGAAAAAAACACTTTACATGCAAACCCTATAAATACCAATCCTTTACTTCACAAAAACACATCCACCACACAACCAAACCCTAAAACATTTTCAACAATGGCAAAAATCTCATCATCCACTCTAGCTTTGTTCGCAGCTTTAATGTTGGTGGCTCATGCAGTTGCTTTCCGAACCACGATCACCACTGTAGAAACTGACGATGTTGAAAACTACAGCCGATCAGGTTCCGAACAGGAATGCAGGCGACAGAGACAGGACCTGAACCACTGCAGAATGTACATGAGGGAGAAGATGCACGGACGGTTTGAGGAAGAAGATGAGATCGAGAACTACAGCCAACATCTGGATCAGTGCTGTAGCCAGTTGAGGAATGTCAACGAGAGGTGTCGTTGCCCCGCGTTGGAGATGGAGATTCAGAAGGAGCAGGGTCAGGATAAGCAGAGGATGATGGAGAGTGCTAGGAATATTCCATCTATGTGTGGCATGCAGCCTAGAACTTGCCAATTCCACTCTCGTTACTATTGAAGATAAATAGTGAGAGAAAAATGCACATTATCGTGTGCTTTTGGGATGTactttgttaggttttatgttTTGTAACTTAAAAAGGAGTTTATTAAGGCTCTTTTCTTTAATAAAATGGTTACTTGTTGTTGTTGGATTGTTTAGTGGTAGTATAACATGTCTGAGTAGTCTTATGTgatttgataattattattgcttatattttattttagttttttcataaaaaaaaaggtGAATATATGGGCAAACATAGGACCGGTCTTGAAATTTAGTGGGCAATaagaaacaaaatatttttgagtccttattttaaaaaaaaatgtatggtattttttaaaattatagtaattaaaaaatatataattttaaaaggagatatttttttgggCCTCTAGTTTAGGTGGATTCTAAACACAAGTTTAGTCCGCCTATGTTTAAGGTCGAGTCCACATTATTTCAgagtgattttttattttttttttatttttcatgatattataaaacattgtcccacatggatcaaatgtaaaagtattgagcTATATATAAAGAACATGTGCTACTTAACTCATTTGCCTATTGGTTTTAAGATGGAACCCATAATTTTCAATAcatgaaattagataaaaaaaagtcATGCATCTTTCTATATATCCCTCTAAACCttcgattttactattttttttttgtgctagatcatatatattataatgaattattttttaatttaaaagaaaCTTTTTATTACTAGTTATTTTTAAGACGCTATTTCAAGATGTGAATAGGATGTTCCTTTAttaaagatgatatttataagAGAAATGCTAATTACAATCTCTTATTACAACCTTTTAGTCAATCTCCACGTCTGAAATTACACGccgatatattattttttaaatttttttatagcggtattcgttatagttacaatattatccctgtaaatttttgaaaaattccgaaTAGTTTACAATACCGAAAAATAGAGTTTCTGATATTCCAGTTAATTACCACGCGAattcaaaaaacttcaaatgTATTTTCGGCACTGTAaattattcgaaatttttcaaaaatttacagggatAATGTAAGCATAACAAACACCCacgttaaaaaaatttgaaaaaaaatattccgataTATGTTTTCGAACGTGAAAGTTGACTAAGAGATTATAACAAAGGTTGACGGTAGTATTTcctctatttataattaattaacaaattgttAACTTTGCTTTAATAGTTAAAATAATTTAGGTGTACCTTTCAAAATGATACGTTATTTgtctttaaaatatatataatatttagatacatatATGCTGTTACAAATTTAGTTTTagtgataataaatattatcactaaaaatatatttaatcacaacaaattgtaatttttatgactaatatctttaaccatgtacaaattttttaatcacaatataagaataaataataatttataattagtcataattttttttacttttaactacaaaaaatcttatttttagtcacaacaaaacttgtgactaaaagtgaaaaaaattgtgactaattataaattattgttCCTAAGTTGTGATTGAAAGGTCTGTAGCAAaaagtattagttacaaaaattacaatttgttgtgactaaatgtattttcagTCACAATagttgttgtgactaaaactaaattagtgacaacttgtatctaaagattatgttttagtcacaagtaagattttgttgtgactaaaagtcacatttaattacaaaaaaattatatcgaTCGTGACTAAAAAGTTATAAC from Cannabis sativa cultivar Pink pepper isolate KNU-18-1 chromosome 2, ASM2916894v1, whole genome shotgun sequence encodes:
- the LOC115719124 gene encoding 2S seed storage albumin protein-like; translation: MAKISSSTLALFAALMLVAHAVAFRTTITTVETDDVENYSRSGSEQECRRQRQDLNHCRMYMREKMHGRFEEEDEIENYSQHLDQCCSQLRNVNERCRCPALEMEIQKEQGQDKQRMMESARNIPSMCGMQPRTCQFHSRYY